Proteins encoded together in one Ipomoea triloba cultivar NCNSP0323 chromosome 4, ASM357664v1 window:
- the LOC116015773 gene encoding receptor-like protein 15, whose product MTSNGLGSYNIDVTSVVITNPMAGATTSYLGTSRLAMTFHLPLATIFNIEFDFIDNHNIMAEFTTKLQAHSFQGTVLEYMLGIDLSCNQLTGNIPLDFGNLSKIYALNLSHNNLTGGIPITLSNLAKCRV is encoded by the coding sequence ATGACTTCAAATGGGCTTGGATCCTACAATATAGATGTCACTTCGGTAGTAATAACCAATCCTATGGCCGGTGCAACAACTTCCTACTTGGGAACAAGCAGATTGGCTATGACATTTCACCTTCCTTTAGCTACAATATTTAATATTGAGTTCGATTTCATCGATAATCACAACATCATGGCAGAATTTACTACCAAGTTGCAAGCGCATTCTTTTCAAGGAACTGTGTTGGAATACATGTTGGGAATTGATCTATCTTGCAATCAATTGACTGGGAACATTCCTCTTGATTTTGGAAATTTAAGCAAAATTTATGCTTTGAATCTTTCACACAACAATCTCACTGGAGGCATCCCGATAACCTTATCAAATCTTGCAAAGTGCAGAGTTTAG